The Stigmatella aurantiaca DW4/3-1 genome contains the following window.
GCCTTGTCGCAGACACGGTTGGCCATCTCGCTGGCGAACAGCTTCGCCATGGAGGCCTCGCGCGTGAACGGCTGACCCTTCTCCTTCAGGGTGGCCGCCCGGAACGTCAGCAACTCCGCCGCCGCGATCTGCACCTTCATGTCCGCCATCATGAAGCGAGGGCCCTGGAACTCGCTCACCGGCTGGTTGAAGGCATGGCGGTCCTTCGTGTACCGCACGGCGGCCTCCAGCGCCGCCCGGGCCACCCCGCACGCCTGAGAGGCAATGCCGATGCGGCCCCCGTCCAGCGCCACCATCGCCAGCTTGAACCCCTCCCCTTCCTTCCCCAGGATCTGATCGGCCGGAATGTGGCAGTCCTCGAACGTCAGGCTCACCGTGTTCGAGCCGCGCAGGCCCATCTTGTCCTCGTGCTTGCCCACGTGCAGGCCCTTCGTTCCGCCCTCCACGATGAAGGCGGACAGGCCCTTGTTGCCCGTGCCGGAGGTGCGCGCCCACACCACCATCACCCCCGCGTACGCCCCGGAGGTGATCCACTGCTTGCTGCCGTTGAGCACCCACTGGTCGCCCTGCCGCACCGCCGTGGTGCGCAGCGCGCCCGGGTCCGAGCCCGCGTGGGCCTCGGAGAGCGCGAACGAGCCCACCACCGCCTCGCCGGACGTCAGCCGGGGCAGGAACTTTTCCCGCTGGGCCTCCGTGCCGAAGGTGTTGATCAGCTCCCCGCACATGTTCGTCACGGCCATGGCCACGGAGGTGGAGGCGCACGCGGCCGACAGTTCCATCACCGCCAGCGCGTAGGCCACCACCCCGGCCTCCGAGCCCCCATAGCGGGCCGGGAGGTTCACCCCCATCAGCCCTACCTCCGCCAGCTCCTTGAAGAGCGCCGGGGAGAAGCGCTCCTCCCGGTCGGCGGCGCGGGCCTGGGGCTCCACCTTCTCGCGGGCCACCTTCCGGGCGGTGTCACGGATGAGCGTCTGGGTCTCGGTCAGCTCGAGGTTCACGGGGGTCTACTCGATGGCCTTGAGGTTGAAAGGGTACTCGATGGGGTAATCGCGGCCGTCCGGGGGCTTGGGGAACGTCATCGCCGTGAGCACCGCCACCACGCAGTCATGCAGCCCGGGGTCCTTCAGCGTGGTGCCCTTCTTCAGCACCTTCGCGTTCCTCACCATGCCCACCGCGGAGATGGTGAAGGAGGTCATCAGCTTGCCCTCCACCTTCTTGTCCTGCTCCACCAGCGTGTCCTCGTAGCAGGCCTGGATCTTCTCCCGGTGGTACGCGATGACCTGCTGGATGGAGTCGGGCGTGAAGGGCAGCTTGGTCACGTCCAGCACCTCGCGGGGCTTGGGGGCGGCCTTCCGGGCGGGCTTGGCCCCAGGCTCGTCCTGCGCGAGCACCGCCGTGGATGCCAGCCACACCGCCGCGACGAAAAACCGGCCCATCATCGTTTACTCCTTCAGCAGGTTGGCCGAGATGACGATGCGCTGGATCTCGCTCGTCCCCTCGTAGATTTCGGTGATGCGCGCGTCTCGCACGTGGCGCTCGGCATCCATCTCCTTGCTGTAACCCATGCCGCCGTGCACCTGGAGGGCCTTGTTGGCCACGCGGCTGGCCATCTCGCTGGCGTACAGCTTCGCCATGGCGCTCTCCATGGAGTGGCGCACGCCCTTGTCCTTGAGCAATGCCGCCTGGTGCACCAGCAGGCGCGCCGCGTCGATCTCCGTGGCCATGTCCGCCAGCATGAACTGGATGGCCTGGTGCTCCCGGATGGGCTTGCCGAACGTCTTGCGCTCGCCCGAGTAGCGCACCGCCTCCTCGAACGCGGCCCGGGCGATGCCCAGCGCCTGCGCGGCGATGCCGATCCGGCCGCCGTCCAGCGTGCTCATGGCGACCTTGAAGCCCTCGCCCTCCTTGCCCAGGAGGTACTTGGCCGGCACGCGCATGTCCTCGAAGAACATGGAGCAGGAGTGCGCCGCGCTGATGCCCATCTTCTTGTCAGGCTCGGCCCGGATGAAGCCCGGCGTGTTCGTGGGCACGATGAAGGCGGTGATGCCCTTGTTGCCCGCCTCCTTGTTCGTCATCGTGAACAGCACGATGGCGTCCGCCTTGGGGCCGTTGGTGATCCAGTTCTTCGAGCCGTTGATGACGTACTCGTCGCCCCGGCGCACCGCGACCGTCTGCTGGGCCGCCGCGTCGCTGCCCGCCTCGGGCTCGGTGAGGCCGAAGCAGCCGAGCTTCTCGCCGCTGGCGAACGGGGTGAGGAACTCCTTCTTCTGCTCCTCGTTGCCGTACTTCGACACCGGATCGCAGTAGAGCGAGTTGTTCACGCTCATGATGACGCCGGTGGAGGCGCAGCCACGGCTGATCTCCTCCATGGCGATGGCGTAGCAGACGTTGTCCAGCCCGGCGCCGCCATACTGCTCGGGCACCGCCACCCCCAAGAGCGACAGCTCGGCCAGCTTCTTCACCGCCTCGGTGGGCCACGCGTGGGTCTCGTCCCACTTCCGGGCGTTGGGAATGAGCTCGCGCGCGGCGAACTCACGGCACATCCGCTGGGTTTCCCGCTGGATGTCGGTCAGCTCGAAGTTCATGGCACTCCTGAAAGAATGGGCGCGGCCGCATTGTACGCGGCCCGGGGGGAAGCACGACCGACCCTCCGGGGTCCCTCCCTGGAGGAGGGGTTGCCGTGCCTATTAGAGAACGAAACGTTTCACTTGCCCGAGAAGGCAGCGGGACGCTTCTCCAGGAAGGCCTTCATGCCCTCGCGCTGGTCCTCGGTGCCGAAGAGGACGCCGAAGCCCTGGCTCTCCAGCTCGTTGGCGGTGCGCAGATCCTGGTCCGCGCCGAACTCGATGACGCGCTTGGCCTGGGCGAGCGCCAGCGGGCCGTTCTTGAGGAGCTTGCCGGCCACCGCGAGGCAGTGCTCCATCAGCTTCTCCGGGGGCAGGACGTCCAGCACCAGCCCGTACTCCTTGGCCTGGGCCGCCGTCACGTGACTGCCCGTGAAGACGAGCTCCTTGGCGCGCATCTTCCCCACCAGCCGCGTGAGCCGCTGCGTGCCGCCGAAGCCCGGGATGACGCCGAGTGTCACCTCGGGCACCCCCAGCTTTGCCTTCTCCGAGGCGTAGATGAGATCGCACGCCAGGGCCAGCTCGCAGCCCCCGCCGAGCGCGAAGCCATTCACCGCCGCGATGGTGGGGCAGCCCAGGTGCTCCAGCATGCCCATGACCCGCTGGCCCAGGGCAGCGAACTCGCGGGCCCGCTCCGAGCCGATGGTGGCCATCTCGGCGATGTCCGCGCCGGCCACGAAGGCCTTCTCGCCCCCGCCCGTGACGATGAGGACGCGGGTGTCCGTGCCCAGCGACCGGAGCGCGGACTCCATCTCGAGGAACGTCTGGGTGTTGAGCGCGTTGAGCGCCTTGGGCCGATCAATCGTGAGGGTCGCGATCGCGCCCTGCTTCTCCAGCCGGATGTTGTCGTAGACCATGGGAGGCTCCTCTTGCGGGAAAAAGTCTCAGTACTTGTAGAAGCCGCGGCCGCTCTTCTTGCCGTACCAGCCGGCATCCACGTATTGCCGCAGCAGCGGGCACGGGCGGTACTTGTCATCGCCCAGCCCCTTGTGAAGCACCTCGGCGATGGACAGGCACGTGTCCAGGCCGATGAAGTCCGCCAGTTGCAGCGGGCCCATGGGCTGGTTGGTGCCCAGCTTCATCGCCGTGTCGATGTCCTCCGCCGTCCCCAACCCCTCCATCAGCGCGAAGCACGCCTCGTTCAGCATGGGGATGAGGATGCGGTTGACGATGAAGCCCGGCATGTCCCGGGACACCACCGTCGTCTTGCCCATGCGCACGGCCAGGGCCCGCGTCGCCTCGTAGGTGGCGTCCGAGGTCGCCGCGCCCCGGATGATCTCCACGAGCTGCATCACCGGCACCGGGTTCATGAAGTGCATGCCGATCACCGACTCGGGCCGCTTCGTCACCGCGCCGATGCGGGTGATGGGGATCGACGAGGTGTTGGTGGCCAGCACGCCGCCCGGTTTCACCACCCCGTCCAGCTCCTGGAAGATGCGCTTCTTGAGCTCTTCGTTCTCCGTCGCGGCCTCCACGGCGAAGTCCACCTCCTTCACCTCGGAGAGGCGCGTGGCGGTGGCGAGGTTCGCCTCGGCGGCCTTGCGCTTGGCATCCTCCAGCTTGCCCTTCTCCACCAGCTTCGCCAGGCCCGCGCGGATGCGGCCCGCGCCCTTGGCGAGCCCCTCTTCGGAGACATCCACCAGCGTGACGCGCAACCCCGTCTGGAGCGCGACCTGCGCGATGCCCGCGCCCATCTGCCCTGCCCCGACGACGACCACATGCTCGGTGTGCTCGGTTGCCATGACGTTCGAGATCCCGGTCGAAAGAGAGTGGGGCGGCTATAGCCCCCCCCTCCCGGACGGTCAACGGCTCGCGGGCAGGCGCAATGTCCTCAAGATGTAAGGATTTTCACCAATCGTCAGGGCCTCGACGAGCGGTGGGCGGGCCGGCTGCCCCTGCTCCTTCACGAAGATGAGGGCCCGGTAGGAGCCCTCGGGCAGGTCCACCTTCAGGCGGATCTCCGAGGGGGGCGCCGCGGAGAAGAAACGCTCCTCGCGCTTGAGGATCCTTCCGTCCTCCCCGGTCACCTGGAAGTCCAGCCCGCGCACCGCGCTCCAACCGGAGCCGTCGAGCTGCCACACCAGCTCCCGCTCGGGAGGTTCCGTCACCCGCCACAACCACAAGCCCAGCCCCACGAGCGCCAGCAGCGGCAGGCGCTTCATCAGCGGGTGGCGTCCCCGGTCTGGCTTCGCGGCGGCCTCCACCTTCACTCCTTCTTCGGGGTCCGCTTGCCGCCACGCCGCGCGTTCAGCTCGGAGATGACCACCTTGGGCTGAACCGCGGCGGCCTCTGGCGTCTTGCTGGCGGGGCCGCCCTCTTCCTTCTCGAGCGGCTTCTCGTCCGAGGGGACCAGGCGGATCTGCGCCTTCACTTCGAGGGTCATCCCAGAGATGAGCTTGAGGAACTCCTCGCGCAGCTTCTCCGATTGAAGGAAGCGGCGGATCTCCTCGGTGAGGACGCGGCCGATCTCGTCCTTCGTCTTCTCGGCCTGGGAGACGATGTGCCCGAGCATCTCCTTGGGGAGCTTGAGCTGCCCGGCGAGGCTCCGGATGCCCTCTTCCGTCATGAAGATGGCGCCCAGGCCGGCGACGGCCGCCTTGCGCACGAACTCCGGGACGAAGCCCGGCCGGCCCTCCCGCTCGGCGTGTTGCGCGTCATCCAACGGATCCGGCGGAACGTCGTCTCTGTCACCCGGCATGAGACACCTCGGTTGCGCATGAGCTTTAGCGGGCTTGCATCACCGGCAGCGGAATCGAGCGGACACTCTGCGCGGAGACGCGCCCGGCCACGTTGCGGGCAATCTCCAGGAACGCCTGGGCCTCGCGGCTGTCCGGCGCTCCGGCCACCACCGGCACCCCCGCGTCCCCGGACTCGCGCACCTTCAGCTCCAGCGGCACCTCGCCCAGGAACGGGATGCTGAACATCTCGGCCGCCTTCCGGCCGCCGCCCCGGTGGAAGATGTTCGTCGCGTGCGAGCAGTTCGGGCAGATGAACTGGCTCATGTTCTCCACGATGCCGAGCACCGGGATGTGAACCTTGTCGAACATGCTCTTGGCGCGCACCACATCGGCCAGCGCCACGTCCTGCGGCGTCGTCACGAGCACCGCCCCGGCGGCCCGGACCGACTGGGAGAGCGACAGCGCCACGTCGCCCGTGCCCGGCGGCAGGTCCAGGATGAGGTAGTCCAGCTCGCCCCAGTTCACGTCCCGCACGAGCTGCATCAGCGCGCCGTGCAGCATGGGGCCGCGCCAGATGAGCGCCTGGTCCGGCTCCACGAGGAAGCCGATGGACATGATCTTCAGCCCATACTTGCTCATGGGGGTGAGCGTCTTGCCGTCCGGGCTCACTGGCTTCTCGGTGATGCCCGTCATCAGGGGGACGGAGGGCCCGTAGAAGTCCGCGTCCAGCAGGCCCACCTTGGCCCCGTGCCGCGCCAGCGCCGTGGCCAGGTTCACCGCCACGGTGCTCTTGCCCACCCCGCCCTTGCCCGCGCCCACCAGGATGATGTTCTTCACGCCCGGCAGCAGCGCCTGCCCCTGCCCCTGCCCCACGCCTCCCCCGGTGGCACGCACCTGGGCGCCCCACTCCAGCTCGAAGGACTTCAGCCCGGGCACGGCCTTGAGCGCCGCCTCGGTGTCCGCCTGGATCTTCCCCTTCATGGGACAGGCGGGCGTGGTCAGTTCGATCTTCAGTTTCACCGCATCGCCACTGATGCGGATGTCCTTCACCATCCCCGCCTTCACCAGATCCACGTGCAACTCGGGATCCACCACCTTGGACATCGCCGCGAGGATGTCGCGCTCGGAAACGCTCATCGGAAACACCTGAAACCTTTTGGAAATCGCGCAGTTGCGTGACGGAAAAGGCGCGGAGGATGGCCAGCCCCCTCCGGGCCTGTCAACGACGTTTAACGCCGCTGCCCTCCTCGCGCACGAGCCGGGCCGCCGCTCGTTCGCCGCCTCGCGGGCTTTGCGGGTTCACTCGATGGCCGCGACCCGGTACTCCCCCGCCTCCAGCACCAGCCGCACCGCGCGCTCCGCCCCCAGGGAGAACGTGGCCTCGGCGCCCGACACCTTCACGTCTCCCTTGAGCGCCAGCCGGGCGCGGCGCAGGCGCTCCCGGGCGAGCGGCTCCCGGTGGAAGTCCTCGCGCAGGCGGTCCGGGGTGTAGCGGGCGCGCAGCGGCGCGCTCAAGAGGCTCCAGGCCTTCTCCCAATCCGTGGTCTCCGCCGCATTCAGGAAGCGCGCCAGGGTGGCCTTCACCTCGTCCGTGGGCAGCGTCTCCACCACGCGCCAGGAGGACTCCCGGCGCTCCATCGTCAGGGCGGGGGCATGGCCTTCCAGGAGCGGAAGGCCCGCGCGCACCGCGGCGGCCCGTTCCCGGCGCGCCGCTGGGTCCGCGTAGCGGCTGCGGAAGGCGGCCTCTCCTTCCGGCAGCCCGGTGGTGAGCGCGTAGGCCTGCGGCAGGCGGTTCTCCTCCAGCGCCTTGGCGTACGCCTCGGCGGTGGGCACGGGGCCGCCTCGCGAGGCAGTGGCGCAGCCAGCGGAGGCCAGGGCCAAGAGCAGCAGCAGCGGGCGGAGGCAGGGGGGCATGGGGCGCCGCGGGGCGGTGTCAGTTCACGCGGGGTTGGGCCACGAAGAGGCAGCACACGCCCAGGGTCAGCCGGTGCACCTGGAGGACCTCCAGGCCCGACTCGCGCATGATGTCCGCGAAGGCCTCGGGCTGGGGGAAGGCGGCGATGGACTCCTGGAGGTAGCGGTACTCGCCGGAGCCGGAGAGCTGGGCGCCGAGCCAGGGCACGACCTTGCGGATCTGGAAGCGGAGCAAGGGGCTCAGCAGTCCGTTCCGGGGCTCGGACAACTCCAGGATGGCGATGCGGCCACCCGGGCGCGTGACGCGCGCCATCTCGCGCAAGGCCCGCGGCCGGTCGGGCACGTTGCGGATGCCGAACGCCATGCAGATGCCATCGAAGCTCTGGTCCTCGAAGGGCAGCGACTGGGCATCTCCCAGCTTCAGCTCGCACTTGGCCGACAGCCCCTCCTCGGCCACCTTCTTCCGGCCAATCTCCATCATGCCCTCGGAGGGGTCCAGGCCCACCACCGTTCCCTCGGGGTGGTGTTTCAATACCTTGAGCGCCAGGTCTCCCGTCCCGGTGGCCAGGTCCAGCACCCGGTAGCCCGGCTTCAACTCCAGCGCCTTCACCGTCTTGCGGCGCCAGCTCTGGTCGATGCCGAGCGACATCATCCGGTTCAGCAGATCGTAGCGGGGGGCGATCTGGTCGAACATCTGTCCAGAGCCCTGGGGGCCCGGCGGCTGCGGCGTCACAGGTGGGGGAGAGGGATTCATGGGAGGCGGCTTCCTGTCAGTGCAGTCCGTGTCCACAAAGGGTATCACCGGGACGCCCCGGAACGTGGAGCCTTTACCCGGCTCGCCTCTCGGGCGACACTTGGGTCTCCCGTGCCCCCACGGGGTGTTCCCGGCTTTGATACAAACAAAGCTAATACATCAGAGAAGCTTATCGTTCATCAGGGGTAGGCACCCATGGCGAGGGTAGGAACCGCAGTGGCCGGAGCGTCTCCTGGAACATCCTCCTCTCTTTCGATCGATGCGCCCGCGCTGGCTGGGCAAGAGCGTTGGGTGGGCGGGATGCTCTACCTGGCGGCGGTGGATCCCCTCGCCGGGGTGGACGTGCTGGGCGAGCCGTCGCTGTATTGGGACTCCCCCCAGATGCGGGAGGTGGTCGCGGGCTGGGGCGAGGCGGGGGCCATGGTGGCCGGCAGCGCCCAGGAGGCGCGGGAGGTGCTGCGGCTCCTGTCTTCCGCGGCCACGGTGCGGTGGGCGGGCGAGGTGCCCGCGTCGCTTCCCGGGCCGTGGTTCGGGGGCATGCGCTTCGCGGCGGAAGGCAAGGATGAGGGATGGGGCCCGTTTGGTTTCGGGCGCTGGACGCTGCCGGAGCGGATGGTGTGGCGTGAGGGAGACCGGTTGGCGGCGGCCGCCTTCGTCCCCGAGGGGCCTGGTGCGGAGGAGCAGGTCCGGGCGCTGCTGGTAGGCCTCGGGGCAAACTTTCCCGCGGGTCCCCTGCCCTCGCGGCGCACGGCCCAGGCGCTGCGCGTGTCTTCGTCCCGGCTGGACTTCGAGCGGAGCGTGGAGCGGGCCACGGAGACCATCGCCCAGGGGCGCTTGCAGAAGGTGGTGCTGGCCCGGGCGGTGGAGATCGAGGGCGAGCGCCCGTTCGCGCCGGTGGACGTGCTGGCCCGGCTGCGCGAGCAGAACCCCCGGTGCACCACGTTTCTCTTCCGGGCCTCGGATGGGACGGCCTTCCTGGGCGCCACGCCGGAGACGCTGTGCCGGTGGGAGGGACGGGAGCTGCGCACGGAGGCGCTCGCGGGGACGGCGCCGGTGGCGCAAGCCCAGGAGCTGAGCGGGCGTGACAAGGAGCGGCGCGAGCACCACGCGGTGGTGCGCTACCTGCTGGAGGTGCTGGGGCCCCTGGCCGAGCGCATCGACGCGGATGAAGTCCCCACGCTGCTGACGCTGAAGAACATGGTGCACCTGCGCACGAGCGTCCGGGCCCAGTTGCGCGAGGGGGTCGGGGTGGCCGATCTGGTGGCGGCGATGCACCCCACGCCGGCCGTGGGCGGGACGCCCAGCGCGATGGCGTTGGCGTTCCTCCTCGAGCACGAGGGGCTGGACCGGGGCTGGTACGCCGCGCCCGTGGGGTGGGTGGGCCCGGGGCGAGCCCATCAGGTGGTGGCGCTGCGCTCCGCCCGGGTGAAGGGGTCCAAGGCCCGGCTCTTCGTGGGCGCGGGCATCGTTGCCGGCTCCAATGCCCAGGCGGAGTGGCGGGAGACCGAGCTGAAGAGCCTCACGATGGTGAGGGCCCTCGGCGGTACGGAGGGCTGAGGCCCCCCGGGCTCAGTCGAACCGATCGCGGGGCTCCAGGCCCCCCTGTTCCGTGAGAGCCCAGGCGGTCGGACAAAAGGCGTAGAGGTGCGTGCGCGCGCCACTCAGCAACAATTGGAGGAGCGAGACCCGGCGCTCCGCGCCTCCATAAAGGGCCAGCTCGAAGCGCTCCGTCTTCACCCCGGCCCGCTCCAGCGCATACCGGCACGCCTCCTCGAAGCTGCCCACGCGGTCCACCAGCCCCGCGGCCAGCCCGCGGGTGCCCGAGTAGACGCGCCCCTCCCCCCGCGCGTGGATCTCCTCCGTCGTCCGGCGGCGCGCCTTGGCCACGTGGGCCAGGAAAGCCTGGTACGTCTCCTCCACCTCCGCCTCCAGCGAGGCGCGCTCGTGGGGGGTGAAGCCGCGTGACACCGAGAAGATGCCCGCGTTCTCCCCTCGCGTGAGCAGCGTGCGGTGGATGCCCAGGTGCGCCATCAGGCCGGAGGCCTCGAACTTGCCGGCGAAGACGCCGATGGACCCCACCACCGCGTGGGGCGAGGACCAGATCTCCTGGGCCCCCAGCGCCGCCATGTAGCCGCCACTGGCGGCCACCTGATCCACATAGGCAATCACGGGCTTCTTGCGCGCCACGCGCTGGATGGCCTCCAGGATGAGCTCCGAGGCGAGCGCCGAGCCCCCCGGGCTGTTGATGTAGAGCACCACCGCCTTGGCGCGCTTGTCGCGTCCCGCGGCGCGCACCGCCTTCACCACCGCGTCCGAGCCCGCCGTCTTGGGGCCGATGGGGCCGCTGGAGCCTCGCCCGGGGACGATCATCCCCGACAGGGAGATGAGGCCGAGCTTCGGCCGGCGGCGCAACGGCCGCCACTTCACGGGCGGGAACGGCAGCGCCGCCAGCCAGCTCTCCATGGCCTCCAGGGGCTCCTCGGGCTCCTCCTCGTCCTTCTTTCGCTCCTCCGGGGGACGGGGGGTCAGCCGCGCCGGCAGCTCCGCCTCGGAGCACAGCGCGTCCACCAGCCCCGCGGCCACCGCGCGCTGGGCGCTGTAGGGGCCCGCGTCGATCAGCGCCCTTGCCTCCTCGGGCGAGCGCTTGCGTCCCCCGGCGATCGCGTTCACCAGCTCCGCGTACCGCTCGTCGAGAAAGGCCTCCAGCGTCTGCTGTTGGATGTCCGAGACCCGCTCGTGGGTGAACAGCTCGGGGGCCGTCTTGTAAGCACCGCGCCTCACGAAGTGCGCCTGGATGCCCACGCGCGCCAGCCCCTCGCCCAGCGCCGTGGCCTCCGCCGCGTAGCCCACCAGGTCCACCCGGCCCGCGGGGGCCAGCAACACCTCGTCCGCCGCGCAAAGCACCTGGAACCCCAGGTTGTCCACGCTGACCGCCCAGCCCACCACCCGCTTGCCCGCCGAGCGGAAGGCCATGAGCTGCTTCACCAACTCGTCCTTCTTGGCGGACGACACGGCGAGCCCTTCCAGTTCCAGCAGGATGCCCTGCACGCGGGGGTCCTTGGCCAGCAGGCCGAGCGCCTCCCGGAAGGACTCCAGCGAGGAGACCGTCGCGGGCTCGGGGGCAACGCCCCTCAGCCCCCAGCGCCACCGGGAGCGGCGGCGCTCGCGGTAGGCCAGGTCTCCGGAGAGACGGAAGCGCACATAGGTAGGGCGGTGCCGGGAGGCCAACAGGCGGAAAGGCAATCCGAGCAGCGTCCGTATCAGCAGCAACAGGTTGGCGAGGGCGACGAAGACGAGGCGCACCATAGGTGGGCTCGCGCGTTAATGGACGGCTGGCGAGGACGCAAGCAGGGTTTGAGCGGGGGTGTCGGCCCCTGGTGGGTCGCCTGAGACTTTTCGCGGAGGCGAACGTGGTAGGCTGGGGCCCATGCGTTCGCTTTCGCAACTCTCTCAACTCATGGTGCTGTCCGTTCTGCTCTCCGGGGGAGCCGCGCTGGCCGGCCGTCCCGTGAATGAGTTCCAGCCGCCGCCCGAGATGTCGAAGGAGGAGCGGGAGGCCAACAAGGCCCGGGAGCTCGGGGGCAACATCAACTCCTACAACCGGGACGTCCAGATTCACGAGACGCCCGTGCCCTGGGCGGCCCTGGGCCTCGCGGGGCTGGTGTTGCTGGGCGCCGCCCCCTTCGCATGGCGGGCCTACCGCAGCACGTCCAAGGAGATCGCCGACGCCAACACCTTCGGCAGCTCCGGCACGCAGCAGGCCGAGGACGAATCCTGAGGTGAGCGGGCCGCTCAGGCGGGGCGGACCAACACCCCTCCGCCGACGTCCACCTCCACGCGCACCGGCAGGAAGCGCTCGATGACGCACACCTGGGCCTTCAGGTGCTCCGTGACTTGGGCGGTGGTGTAGCGGGTGGTGCCCGGGGAGACTGGCCCCAACCGTCCCGCGGCCAGCAGCGCGGCGGGCAGCAGGAGTTGATCGCCCAGGTGCTCGTCGATGGCACCGCCAGACTCCATGAAGCGTGTCACCCGCTCGGCCGCCTCGCGCCCCACATCCTCGGGCGCCTGGCCGCGCTCGCCCAGCGCCCCGAAGCCCGCGAAGGTGTTCTCGAACTGCGCCAGGATGAAGGTGACGCTGCCGGCCGAGCGCGTCACGGGCAGGGGCCGGTTCTTGGTGTGGCAGTAGAGCCCCCGCTCCCGCAGGGCCGCCTCGGCGGCGCGGGACTGCCGGTCGGCCAGGGCAAAGGGCAGCCCCCCCACATAGGTGCTGACGGAGATGTCGTGCAGCGTGCCGCGCGCGGGCAGATCCACGAGCACCGGCGGCGGCTCGGGCGGGAGCACCTGCGCTTGGAACTCGCCGCCCCCTTCTGGATAGAAGCCCGCGTGGGTGAGGCTCAGCAAGGCGTTCAGCCCATAGGCATGCATCGCCGGGAGCCACACGCTGCTGAGGTAGGGGTAGCTGGGCCCATGCGCCACGTGCGTTCCCCCGCGCAGGGTGAGCGTGCCTCCGCCCATGAGCGCCAGCGGGAAGAAGAGACACTGAAAGACCAGGGGCGTGCCGCCGGCGGTCCCCACCTCCAGGATGTAGTCCCCAGGCCGCACCGGCCCCGGGGTGAAGCGCAGCTCCGGAGAGCCGACGAGGGCCTCCTCGCTGGTGCTGGCGCTGATGGCCTCGGCACCGCGCACGCACGCCAGGTGGTGGGGACGCAGCCCCGGCGGCTCCTGGTGCTCGCGCAGGTGGGTGAGGTGGAACGGCCGGCCGGTGATGAGCGACAGGGCCAGCGCGGAGCGGAGGATCTGCCCTCCCGCCTCGCTTTCGCTCCCATCCAGCAGCACCAGCCCTTCTCCGGACCTGTCGGTGCCGGTCATGACACTCCCTGTGACAGACAGCA
Protein-coding sequences here:
- the sppA gene encoding signal peptide peptidase SppA, with product MVRLVFVALANLLLLIRTLLGLPFRLLASRHRPTYVRFRLSGDLAYRERRRSRWRWGLRGVAPEPATVSSLESFREALGLLAKDPRVQGILLELEGLAVSSAKKDELVKQLMAFRSAGKRVVGWAVSVDNLGFQVLCAADEVLLAPAGRVDLVGYAAEATALGEGLARVGIQAHFVRRGAYKTAPELFTHERVSDIQQQTLEAFLDERYAELVNAIAGGRKRSPEEARALIDAGPYSAQRAVAAGLVDALCSEAELPARLTPRPPEERKKDEEEPEEPLEAMESWLAALPFPPVKWRPLRRRPKLGLISLSGMIVPGRGSSGPIGPKTAGSDAVVKAVRAAGRDKRAKAVVLYINSPGGSALASELILEAIQRVARKKPVIAYVDQVAASGGYMAALGAQEIWSSPHAVVGSIGVFAGKFEASGLMAHLGIHRTLLTRGENAGIFSVSRGFTPHERASLEAEVEETYQAFLAHVAKARRRTTEEIHARGEGRVYSGTRGLAAGLVDRVGSFEEACRYALERAGVKTERFELALYGGAERRVSLLQLLLSGARTHLYAFCPTAWALTEQGGLEPRDRFD
- the rtcA gene encoding RNA 3'-terminal phosphate cyclase — translated: MTGTDRSGEGLVLLDGSESEAGGQILRSALALSLITGRPFHLTHLREHQEPPGLRPHHLACVRGAEAISASTSEEALVGSPELRFTPGPVRPGDYILEVGTAGGTPLVFQCLFFPLALMGGGTLTLRGGTHVAHGPSYPYLSSVWLPAMHAYGLNALLSLTHAGFYPEGGGEFQAQVLPPEPPPVLVDLPARGTLHDISVSTYVGGLPFALADRQSRAAEAALRERGLYCHTKNRPLPVTRSAGSVTFILAQFENTFAGFGALGERGQAPEDVGREAAERVTRFMESGGAIDEHLGDQLLLPAALLAAGRLGPVSPGTTRYTTAQVTEHLKAQVCVIERFLPVRVEVDVGGGVLVRPA